GCATTCAATAAATTGGTGCTTGCTTTTTTCATAAAGTTTTAGAAACATTGGAGATTATTATGCACATTTTTTATGTAACAAATCGAAAACCTCTATCACATAACAAATCTGCTTCACATGAAAAATATAAACAATTATTTCGCGATGAATTCAATAAAAAGTATGCTAAGTTATATAATAATTTACCAATTGAAAAGGGACCGCTTCAATCATGTGTAGTTTATGTACATCAATTGCGTCCCGGAATTATACCTGATGTGGATAATCTTAGCAAACCAATTGTAGATTCATTCTCGGGAGTAATATATAAAGATGATCGATTAATCATCAAAAGATCTGCTATTATATTGGAACTCAAAGAATTTGATTTTGTTACAATTGATGCAACTAATATGCCTCCAGAAGTATACAACGATTTCAATGAATATCACGAGAACAAAGAGGAAAATATAGTATTATTTGAAGTAGCAGAAATATCACTCGATACAATTAGAATAGGAGAGTTTTAATTATGAAACTAGGAATGTCAGAAATTATCGGCGGAATTGAACAAGTAGCTATGAATAAGATTACAAATAGCCTCACGGAACAAGGTTTTGTTGTTCGCAAAGATTATACATTA
This genomic interval from Clostridia bacterium contains the following:
- a CDS encoding RusA family crossover junction endodeoxyribonuclease, with protein sequence MHIFYVTNRKPLSHNKSASHEKYKQLFRDEFNKKYAKLYNNLPIEKGPLQSCVVYVHQLRPGIIPDVDNLSKPIVDSFSGVIYKDDRLIIKRSAIILELKEFDFVTIDATNMPPEVYNDFNEYHENKEENIVLFEVAEISLDTIRIGEF